The following DNA comes from Mycobacterium sp. MS1601.
GCAGCTGGACCTGTTCCCCGCACTCAAGGAATTGCTGACCCGTCGCGCCGGTCTGCTCTCGGGCGGTCAGCGCCAGCAGTTGGCCATCGCGCGGGCGCTGATCACCGAGCCGAAGACGCTGATCCTCGACGAACCCACCGAAGGCATCCAGCCGTCGGTGGTGCACGAGATCGAGGAGACCATCACGGCATTGACGCAGCGGGGCAATCTCGGGGTGTTGCTGGTGGAACAGCACATCGGGTTCGCGCTCGAATCAGCGCAGACGTACTACATCCTCGAAGCCGGTCGGGTCACCTCCAGTGGCACCGGCGGCTCCGCCTCGGAAGAGGACGTCCGCGCCGCAATGGCCATTTAGGGGTACCGGCCCGCTCCGGGCTGGCAGGCTGCACACCATGACCGCGCCTGCCACCCCCCGGATCCTGCTCGACGCCGGCGGCCTGGTGGTCACCGACGACGGCCGCCGCGTCAACGTGGTCGACCGCGCGACAGGCGGGTTGGGCACCACCGCCTTCGTCCTCGGCGTGCTGGCGGTGTGCGTCGGCGGTTTCGGCGTGGTGGCACTGGTGACCGGTGCGCCGGCACAGCTGCTGGGCGCGCTGTTCGTGCTCATCGGGCTTGCGCTGGCCGGGGCGGTGTTCTCCGTGGTGCGCCGCATCCGGTCGCGGCGCACTGCGCCCTTGAGCAGCTGCCGTTCCGTGGCGGTGCTGGACCGCAAGCTGAACCTCTTCACCGTTGCCGGCGGCGCGTTGTTACCGCTGGACCGGATCCGCTTCGACAAGCGGCTACAGCTCGGCTCCAGCTCGGCCAAGCTGGTCGCCGTCAGCCCCGAAGGGGTGCACGTGCTCAAGCGTGGCAATCCGTTCGACGGAAGTTTCGGTGACGCCGACCAGGTACTCAACGCCGTCGTCGCGGGCACATCGTTGGCCTAGGCGGACAGGCGCGAAAGCACGTGGGCGACAACCTCGTCCGCGGCAATATCCACCTGCTCGCCGGTGCTGAGGTCCTTCACACCGACGGTGCCCGCGTCGATGTCGCGGTCCCCGGCCACCAGCGCCAGCGCGGCACCGGAACGGTCGGCCCCCTTCATCGCCGCCTTGAGACTGCGGTCGCCATAGGCCAGGTCCACCCGGACACCGGCGCCCCGCAAGGCCGCCGCCAACACCGCCAGTTCCAGCTTGGCCTGCTCCCCCAGCGGCACACAGAACACGTCGACGCGGTTCGTCGGCGCAGGTGTTTTGCCCTCGGCGCGCAACGCCAGCAGCGTGCGGTCCACCCCGAGGCCGAAGCCGATGCCGGAGAGATCCTGGCCACCGAGCTGCCTCATCAACCCGTCGTAGCGCCCGCCGCCGCCGATCCCCGACTGCGCGCCCAGGCCGTCGTGCACGAACTCGAACGTCGTCTTGGTGTAGTAGTCCAGCCCGCGCACCATCCGCGGATTCACCACGTACGGCACCCCGAGCCGGTCCAGATGTGCCAGCACGGCGTCGAAGTGCGCCTTCGCCGCGTCGGAGAGGTGGTCGAGCATCAGCGGTGCGTCGGCGGTCATCGCCTTCACCTCCGGACGCTTGTCGTCGAGCACCCGCAGCGGGTTGATCTGCGCGCGGGCCCGGGTGGCCTCGTCGAGATCCAGCTTGAGCAGGAAGTCCTGCAGCAGTTGGCGGTAGGCGGGCCGGCAGGTGTCATCACCGAGTGAGGTGATCTCCAGTCGGAACCCGTCAAGCCCCAGGGCGCGAAACCCGGCGTCGGCGACGGTGATCACTTCGGCATCCAGGGCGGGGTCGTCCACGCCGATGGCCTCGACGCCCACCTGCTGCAGTTGGCGGTAGCGCCCCGCCTGGGGGCGTTCGTAGCGGAAGAAGGGGCCGGCGTAGCAGACCTTCACCGGCAACGCCCCGCGGTCCAGACCGTGCTCGATGACGGCGCGCATCACGCCGGCCGTGCCTTCCGGTCGCAGCGTCACCGAGCGGTCACCGCGGTCGGCGAAGGTGTACATCTCCTTGGAGACCACGTCGGTGGATTCGCCCACTCCGCGCGCGAACAGCGCCGTCTCCTCGAAGATCGGCAGCTCGATATCGCCGTAGCCGGCGCGGCGGGCGGCGGTCAGCAATCCGTCACGGACCGCGACGAACTGCGCAGAGTCGGGCGGTAGATAGTCGGGAATGCCTTTGGGCGCCTTGAACTCGCTCACTTGCGGTGTCAGCTCTCTCGATCAGTTGCGGGTGTATCGGCGCACCGCGCCGATGGTGGTGGACGAGCCGTGACCAGGTAGTACCACGGTCTGGTCGTCCAGGGCCAACAGGTAACCGGTGAGTGCGGCGTCCCCGGTGAACACCACGGGGACCGGGCCTTCGTCAGTGTCCGCACTCACCTGGTACACCACCGATCCCGGGGTGTGTCCAGGTGTGTGTTCGACGCCGACCAGGATATCGGCCACGGCCAGTTGCTCACCGCCCTGCACGTCCAACAGGTTCTCCGGCTGTTCGGCACCCAGCTCGGCCAGCAGCGGCCGGTCGGCCGGATGCAGATAGGTGGGGATATCCCAACCGGCGCCCAGGTCGAACGCCGAGGCGGCGTGGGTGGCGTGACCGTGTGTCAACAACACAGCCGCCGGGGTCAGGTCGTTGACGGCGAAGTAGTACTCCAATGTCGCCACCGCCTCGTCACCGGGGTCGATGACGATCGCAGCGGATCCGGGCGCCGCCGCCACCAGATAGCAGTTGACGTCGCCCGCTCCGGAGGCGAAGCCCGTGATCAGCACGCCGACAAGTTTCGCATGCGGGTCGACACGTGCTCTGCCGCCGCGGGCTGGCAGACTCGGAGCCAACCGTGTAATCGACGACCGGAGGGCTTCGGCGGTGCCGACCAACGAACAGCGACGAGAAGCTGCCAAACGCAAGCTGGAGGAACAACTGCAGCAGCGTGAAGCGCAGGCGAAGAAACGCCGGACCATGACCATCATCGGTGGATCCGTGGCGGCAGTGCTGGTGATCGCCGCGGTGGTGGCCACCGTGGTCATCGTGCAACGGGACTCCGGAGGTGGCAGCACCACCGCATCCGCGGCCACCACCGAGCCCGGCTTGCCCATGCCCGAGGACGGGCCCACCGTCGCCCCGCCCGCCAACGGTCAGCTGCCGCCGTTCACCCCGCTGGCCAGCACCGGGGCCAACTGCCAGTACCCGGCGGCGCAGGCTGCCAGCAAGCAGAACACCCCGCCGCGCACCGGCCGGGTGCCCACCGATCCCGCCCTGATCAGCGCGAGCATGACCACGTCGCAGGGCAACATCGGGTTGCAGCTGGACAACGCGAAGTCGCCGTGCACCGTCAACAGCTTCGCCAGCCTGGCCCAGCAGGGCTACTTCAACGACACCACCTGCCACCGGCTCACCACCGCCGAGTCGCTGTCGGTGCTGCAGTGCGGCGATCCTGCGGGCACCGGCATGGGCGGCCCCGGCTACGAGTTCGCCAACGAGTACCCCACCGACCAGTACCCGCAGAACGATCCCGGTCTGCAGCAGCCGGTGGTCTACCCGCGCGGCACGCTGGCCATGGCCAATGCCGGCCCCGGGACCAACGGCAGCCAGTTCTTCCTGGTGTACGCCGATTCGCAGCTCCCCCCGCAGTACACGGTGTTCGGCACCATCGACGAGACCGGGCTGGCCACACTCGACAAGATCGCCGAGGCCGGGGTGCAGGGCGGCGGCCAGGACGGAGCGCCGGCTCAGGAGGTTCTGATCAAGACGCTTGCGCTGGACTGATCACCTCATGACGGTCCCGCCGCCCTACGGGCCGCCCACCCCGCAGTGGCCTCAGCAGCCGTGGCCGCCCCATCCCTATCCCTGGCCGCCGCAGCCGCGAAACCCCACCAACGGACTGGCGGTCGCCTCCATCATCAGCGCGGTGTTGCTCCCGCCCCTGGGAGCGTTGCTCGGACACCTGTCGTTGTGGCAGATCAAGAAGGCCGACGACGCCGCCCCGCAGGAGGGGCGCAATCTGGCCATTGCCGGACTCATCATCGGCTACTCGCTGACCCTGGTGACGGTGCTGGCTGTGGTGGCGGTGTCGTCGCTCTCGTCGTGGGTCAACAGCGAGTTGGACCGCTACGACCCGATTTCCGTGCCCGCACCGCTGACGCCCCGCCCGGAGCCGGCGGGACTGCCGCGATTCGATCCTCCCGCCGATCTGGGCAGCGCCTGCGCCTACCCGGCCACCGCGAGCCCCGCCAGTAAGCCGGTCAAGTCGCCGCGAAGCGGCGCGGTGCCCACCTCCCCCGCCGTGGTGGCTGCCACCATGACCACAAGCGACGGCGCCATCGGCCTCGAGTTGGACAACGGCAAGTCGCCGTGCACGGTCAACAGCTTCGTCAGTCTGGCCCAGCAGGGGTTCTTCGACAACACCCCGTGTCACCGGCTGACGTCCAACAACTCGCTGTCGGTGCTGCAGTGCGGAGATCCCACCGGAACCGGAACAGGCGGTCCCGGTTACGAATTCGCCAACGAGTATCCGAGCAATCAGTTCGCCCCCGACGATCCCGACCTCGCCAAGGCGGTGCTGTATCCGCGGGGCACACTCGCGATGGCCAACGCCGGACCCGATACGAACGGCAGTCAGTTCTTCATCGTCTACGCGGACTCCAGGCTGCCCCCGACGTACACGGTGTTCGGTTCCGTCGATGAAACCGGTTTGGCCACGGTGGACGATATCGCCGCACGCGGGGTCGTCGGCGGCAACCTCGACGGCAGACCCGCACGGCCGGTCACCGTCGAATCAATCCGCCTGGACTGAGGCTCGCGCGAACAATCCGGAATGCGAAGAGGGATTCAGCAAACGAATTGTGATCAACGCGTGCCTTGCTGAACCATCGGAGCCTTTACACTTGGTCAGCAGGTGCCTTCTGGGGGATGCGGCATCAGGTCCGCGAGGGGAACGAATGGCCGATCACAGCGCATTCGCGCGGTTGAGCGACTCGCCGCGCACACTTCGGGCGGCAGGCGTCGATTCCACGGTCCGCCACGACACCGCTGCGCTGGCACGCGCACACAGCGTGATACAGCTAATGATTGCCCCGACGGCATCATCGATAGAGGTCATTCCTGTCACTGTCGGCGACCTGGCCCTGGACAGCGACAGCGGTACCGTCACCGGAATACTGTCGAGTCCTCGGCCACTGACCTTCACGCCGCAGTTTGTCCACACCAACAAGGGCCGGGCCCGGGTGAACCGCGACGGCTCGATCACCTATACCCCCGGGGCCGCGGCGCGGCGAGCCGCCTCCCGGATCGGGGCCGCCTACCGGCATCACGATCGTGACATCGTGTCGATCGATGCAGTCGATAGCGATGGAGCACGCGTATCTGCCCAAGCCACCATCGCCATTCTCGGATTCTGATCCCAGCGTCGCCTCCCACATCCGCCTGCGACGGTGCGTTAGCCTGCTCGGCATGCCGCTGGAAAGCGAC
Coding sequences within:
- a CDS encoding peptidylprolyl isomerase yields the protein MTVPPPYGPPTPQWPQQPWPPHPYPWPPQPRNPTNGLAVASIISAVLLPPLGALLGHLSLWQIKKADDAAPQEGRNLAIAGLIIGYSLTLVTVLAVVAVSSLSSWVNSELDRYDPISVPAPLTPRPEPAGLPRFDPPADLGSACAYPATASPASKPVKSPRSGAVPTSPAVVAATMTTSDGAIGLELDNGKSPCTVNSFVSLAQQGFFDNTPCHRLTSNNSLSVLQCGDPTGTGTGGPGYEFANEYPSNQFAPDDPDLAKAVLYPRGTLAMANAGPDTNGSQFFIVYADSRLPPTYTVFGSVDETGLATVDDIAARGVVGGNLDGRPARPVTVESIRLD
- the hisS gene encoding histidine--tRNA ligase, whose product is MTPQVSEFKAPKGIPDYLPPDSAQFVAVRDGLLTAARRAGYGDIELPIFEETALFARGVGESTDVVSKEMYTFADRGDRSVTLRPEGTAGVMRAVIEHGLDRGALPVKVCYAGPFFRYERPQAGRYRQLQQVGVEAIGVDDPALDAEVITVADAGFRALGLDGFRLEITSLGDDTCRPAYRQLLQDFLLKLDLDEATRARAQINPLRVLDDKRPEVKAMTADAPLMLDHLSDAAKAHFDAVLAHLDRLGVPYVVNPRMVRGLDYYTKTTFEFVHDGLGAQSGIGGGGRYDGLMRQLGGQDLSGIGFGLGVDRTLLALRAEGKTPAPTNRVDVFCVPLGEQAKLELAVLAAALRGAGVRVDLAYGDRSLKAAMKGADRSGAALALVAGDRDIDAGTVGVKDLSTGEQVDIAADEVVAHVLSRLSA
- a CDS encoding peptidylprolyl isomerase; its protein translation is MPTNEQRREAAKRKLEEQLQQREAQAKKRRTMTIIGGSVAAVLVIAAVVATVVIVQRDSGGGSTTASAATTEPGLPMPEDGPTVAPPANGQLPPFTPLASTGANCQYPAAQAASKQNTPPRTGRVPTDPALISASMTTSQGNIGLQLDNAKSPCTVNSFASLAQQGYFNDTTCHRLTTAESLSVLQCGDPAGTGMGGPGYEFANEYPTDQYPQNDPGLQQPVVYPRGTLAMANAGPGTNGSQFFLVYADSQLPPQYTVFGTIDETGLATLDKIAEAGVQGGGQDGAPAQEVLIKTLALD
- a CDS encoding MBL fold metallo-hydrolase is translated as MLITGFASGAGDVNCYLVAAAPGSAAIVIDPGDEAVATLEYYFAVNDLTPAAVLLTHGHATHAASAFDLGAGWDIPTYLHPADRPLLAELGAEQPENLLDVQGGEQLAVADILVGVEHTPGHTPGSVVYQVSADTDEGPVPVVFTGDAALTGYLLALDDQTVVLPGHGSSTTIGAVRRYTRN
- the urtE gene encoding urea ABC transporter ATP-binding subunit UrtE, with amino-acid sequence MLQMIDVHSGYGRSEVIHGASIEVPSDGVAAVMGHNGAGKTTLLRAAVGLLKCSAGKVMFDGEDITKLRPSARVARGLAYVPQGQQSFGQLTTMENLQVVADGRKDGKRLIDEQLDLFPALKELLTRRAGLLSGGQRQQLAIARALITEPKTLILDEPTEGIQPSVVHEIEETITALTQRGNLGVLLVEQHIGFALESAQTYYILEAGRVTSSGTGGSASEEDVRAAMAI